GGCGACGAGCGCTGGAAGGCGCTTCCGGTCCCCGAGGGCGAATTGTACCGCTGGGATCCGGCCTCAACCTACATCCAGGAGCCGCCGTTCTTCACGGAGATGACCCTGGAGCCGCCTGCGCCCCAGGATATCCGTGGCGCCCGCGTCCTGGCGCTTTTGGGCGACTCCATCACCACCGACCACATCTCGCCGGCAGGGGCCATCGCCAAGGACAGCCCGGCGGGCCGGTACCTGCTGCAACACGGGGTGCCGGAGCACGAGTTCAACACCTACGGGTCGCGCCGGGGCAACCACGAGGTGATGATGCGCGGCACGTTCGCCAACATTCGCCTCCGCAACCTCATGGTGCCGGGCATCGAAGGCGGCTGGACCCTGCACCTTCCGGACGGTGAGAAAATGAGCGTCTACGACGCGGCCATGCGCTACAAGCAGGAGGGCGTGCCGCTGGTGGTGATCGCCGGGAAGGAGTACGGGACGGGGAGCTCCCGGGACTGGGCCGCGAAGGGCACTTATCTCCTCGGGGTGCGGGCCGTCATCGCCGAGAGCTTCGAGCGTATCCACCGCAGCAACCTGGTGGGCATGGGGGTGCTCCCGCTGCAGTTCAAGGCGGGCGAAAACGCCCGGACGCTCGGCCTCACCGGGCACGAGGTCATCGAGGTGACGGGCATCGCGGGCGGGCTTGCACCCCGCCAGCAACTGCATGTGACGGCGCGCCGGCCGGATGGGAGCCGAGTTGACTTCGACGTCGTGGCGCGCCTGGACACCCCGGTGGACGTGGAGTACTACCGCCACGGCGGCATCCTGCAGGCGGTCATGCGCCGGATCCTGACCGAAGCGGCGCCGGCCAGCTCCGCGCCGGCGTGAGAGGGCTCGCCGCATGAGAATGCTGGTGACGGGCGGCCGCGGGCAGCTTGGCCGTGAACTCGAGGAGCTGTCAGGCGTCTCAAAGCCGCCCGTCGACTGCTGGGCGCCAGGCCACGCCGAACTCGACGTCACCGACCCGCACGCCCTGCGCCGCGCCCTCCAACGCTTCAACCCCGACGTCGTGGTGCACGCGGCGGCCATCACGGACGTGGACCGCTGCGAGCGGGAGCCGGAACTTGCCTGGCGCGTCAACGCGGAGGCCACGAGGATCCTGGCTCGCCTCTGTGCCGAGCGGGCCATTCCGGTCGTCTACGTCAGCACGGACTACGTCTTTGACGGGCGCAAGGGCGCCCCGTACGTGGAGTCCGACCCGACCCACCCGCTGAGCGTTTACGCGGCGACGAAACTCGAGGGCGAGCGCGCCGTGGCCGATGCGGGCGGCCCGTATGCGATCGTGCGGACGGCATGGGTCTACTC
The genomic region above belongs to Bacillota bacterium and contains:
- the rfbD gene encoding dTDP-4-dehydrorhamnose reductase, producing MRMLVTGGRGQLGRELEELSGVSKPPVDCWAPGHAELDVTDPHALRRALQRFNPDVVVHAAAITDVDRCEREPELAWRVNAEATRILARLCAERAIPVVYVSTDYVFDGRKGAPYVESDPTHPLSVYAATKLEGERAVADAGGPYAIVRTAWVYSTYGRNFPRTILEAARRASAGPEALRVVADQTGSPTYGRDLALALLVMIKKDLTSSRRVFHAANAGACSRYEQARELLALSGWQVPVEPITTAELNRPAPRPACSALDSSALGAEGIPMRPWREALADFTERLRHQEPDLFPTARA